In Terriglobus aquaticus, the genomic window ACCAGCATGCGCTGCGTCTCGTTCATCGCATCGTGCGTTGCCTTCAGCACCTCTTCCATCCACTCGATGCGGCGCCGAATCGACTGAGAGCCCGGGTAGTTCGATCCGTCCGCAATCCACAGCGAAACATCGCGCGACCCAAGCGCCTTGCCGATCTCGACCGACTCCAGCAGGTGATCCAGCGCTGCCTTGCGCACACCTGCATCCGGGTTCGCGATCGATCCGAACTTGTACTCCTGCGACTGGAACAGGTTCGGGTTGATCGATCCAGCCTTCACGCCGTATTCGGCCTCGAGCCCGCGAATCGTCTCCACGTCCGCCGTTCCGTTGGGCAGGTCCCACAGCACGTGCAGCGCCACCGTCGGCGCGGCGCCGGTCAACCGGTTCACCTCTCCCGCATCCGCAAACTTCTCCGCAATCGAAGTCGCCGCACCGGCCTGCACAAACTTTCCGAAGCGCGTGCCCGTGTTGGCAAAGCCCCACGAAGGCACCTCAATACGAAAGCCGTCCAGCGCGGCAAAGATGCGTTCCTGCTGATGCTGCAGATCGGATGTGGAGGCTATGGAGGTGCTCATGCTTTCGACTCGTCTTTCGGCGCGCACGCCGGCGCGCAGTTCATTGGTGAAACTAACTCTCTATCGAAAACACCACATTGCGCAAGTGCCCAGCGGCAACGCAGATTAGCGAACCAGCAGAACGTGCAGAAAACGGGGCCCGTGCACGCCTTTAATCCGCGTCATCTCGATGTCCGCCGTTGCAGACGGTCCGCTGATAAACGTCGTCGGCAGCTCCGCTGTTGCCTGCAACCGCCGCATCGCTTCCGGCACCGTCGCCACCACATCCTGCTCGCGCACCACGCACAGGTGAACGTCCGGCACCAGCGTCGCCGCGCGCCGGCCCTGCCCCGGCAGGTTTTGCAGAACCAGCGTTCCCGTCTCCGCAATCGCCAGCGTGGACCCCGTCAGTACCGCCGTAAACCGGTCCAGTTCGCGCGGAGAGAAGCCCTCGTCCTTCACAAAAGCAACGCCGTCCGGCAACCATCCCTGGGCGAGCCCCGCCGGTACCAGCACCTCGGTCAAGCCAAGCAAGCTCACGATCTCCCGCACTGTTCCGGCAATCTCCTCCGGCGACACGCGATACACCTGTGCGTCGTAGTCGTGCAGGCGATCAATCAACCGGAGCAGCACCGCATCGCGGTCCGCGGCACTCGCAGCGTTGTACGCGCGCGGCAGCGCAGCCCACTCCAAACCCACAGTGTCAGCATCGCGGGCCTCGCCAACAATGCCGCGCACCCGACTGAGAATCGCCTCACGCGAGCTCATCGCGCTTGACTCGGTCATCCCGCTTCTCCTGCTGGC contains:
- a CDS encoding LutC/YkgG family protein, which produces MTESSAMSSREAILSRVRGIVGEARDADTVGLEWAALPRAYNAASAADRDAVLLRLIDRLHDYDAQVYRVSPEEIAGTVREIVSLLGLTEVLVPAGLAQGWLPDGVAFVKDEGFSPRELDRFTAVLTGSTLAIAETGTLVLQNLPGQGRRAATLVPDVHLCVVREQDVVATVPEAMRRLQATAELPTTFISGPSATADIEMTRIKGVHGPRFLHVLLVR